From a single Candidatus Thorarchaeota archaeon genomic region:
- the bshA gene encoding N-acetyl-alpha-D-glucosaminyl L-malate synthase BshA, which yields MRIGVNLYPSVGGSGYVATRLGQHLAEIGYTIHFISYQRPFSLMWEQTPRVYVDLVDNFDYPLFKDVGSPYSMALASKIIKIVRSANLDLIHSHYAIPHAMSAFMTREITGIPYVVTLHGSDVHTLGVDPAYRPVVKYVIEQANAVTAVSEFLREKAYDELGIEREIHVIPNFIDVSKFTHLEGIRLTVESGCVSLRDDTQNIDPKEKVILHASNFRPVKRVVDLIDVMRIVVDHHPRTRLIIAGDGPTRIDVERRIEKLSLCDNVHLLGIKSNMREIMCSADLFVLNSTLEGMPLVLLEAMSCRLPVITTPAGGIPELVRPGIDGIVTKTFEPEELAGAIIELLENDSKREALGKAGRRRVEESFAASKIVPMYEQVFQSVLQ from the coding sequence GTGAGAATAGGAGTGAATCTATATCCATCTGTAGGTGGCTCGGGCTATGTGGCCACACGACTTGGACAACACCTTGCTGAGATAGGGTATACGATTCATTTCATCTCGTACCAACGACCATTCTCTCTCATGTGGGAGCAGACCCCACGAGTCTATGTTGATCTTGTGGACAATTTCGACTATCCACTGTTCAAGGATGTGGGATCGCCGTATTCTATGGCACTTGCCTCTAAGATAATCAAGATCGTACGGAGCGCCAATCTGGACCTCATCCACTCCCACTACGCAATTCCACATGCTATGTCTGCATTCATGACTCGTGAGATAACGGGCATTCCCTATGTGGTCACGCTTCATGGGTCGGATGTTCACACACTTGGAGTGGATCCGGCATATAGACCAGTTGTCAAATACGTGATTGAGCAGGCTAATGCAGTTACTGCGGTCTCGGAGTTTCTCAGAGAAAAAGCATACGACGAGCTGGGAATCGAACGAGAGATACATGTCATTCCGAACTTCATTGATGTCTCAAAGTTCACACATCTTGAGGGAATACGACTGACTGTAGAGAGCGGCTGCGTCTCGCTAAGAGATGACACACAGAATATCGACCCGAAAGAAAAGGTCATCCTTCATGCCTCTAACTTTAGACCTGTCAAACGTGTAGTGGACCTGATCGATGTGATGAGAATCGTGGTCGATCATCATCCTCGAACCAGACTAATAATCGCAGGTGATGGCCCAACACGTATCGATGTCGAGAGGAGGATTGAGAAACTCAGCCTCTGTGATAATGTCCACTTGCTTGGCATCAAGAGCAATATGCGAGAGATCATGTGTTCGGCTGATCTGTTCGTTCTCAACTCAACCCTGGAAGGCATGCCACTTGTCCTCCTTGAAGCAATGAGCTGCCGTCTGCCGGTGATCACCACGCCAGCAGGAGGGATCCCTGAGCTGGTCCGCCCGGGAATTGATGGAATAGTCACAAAGACCTTCGAACCAGAAGAGCTTGCAGGAGCAATCATTGAATTACTCGAGAACGATTCCAAACGAGAGGCATTGGGCAAGGCCGGAAGGAGACGTGTCGAAGAGTCGTTTGCAGCCTCCAAGATCGTCCCGATGTATGAACAGGTCTTTCAATCAGTCCTGCAATGA
- a CDS encoding PIG-L family deacetylase codes for MIKRDRYLLLMPASDDSILVVCAHPDDESIGGGGTIAAHAAQGHSVDVLCLTGTEVRNRELREACRVLGVRDLYACLRADFEIDLSLVDDVAQTILKSRPRIILTHSPSDYNRGHVMCSQIVNEAVEWASHTTMFENAHRVEQVYHMEINSLLNRPTVMVDITLHYETALQALQCYSSQIQKADGFYPRLYDSRTRLRGVQAGCQRAEAFSLHVPIHAGPFYPSNNVRSLF; via the coding sequence TTGATTAAGCGCGACCGCTACCTTCTTCTCATGCCAGCCTCTGATGACTCGATCCTTGTTGTCTGCGCACATCCCGACGACGAATCTATAGGGGGCGGAGGCACTATCGCCGCACATGCCGCACAGGGTCATTCTGTAGATGTCCTCTGTCTGACCGGGACCGAGGTGAGAAACAGGGAGCTACGAGAGGCTTGCCGTGTTCTTGGAGTGCGCGACCTGTACGCGTGTCTTCGTGCCGATTTTGAGATCGATCTGTCACTGGTTGATGACGTGGCTCAGACAATTCTCAAATCCCGCCCTCGGATCATACTCACGCATTCTCCCTCTGACTACAATCGTGGGCATGTGATGTGTTCGCAGATCGTGAACGAGGCAGTGGAATGGGCCTCACATACCACAATGTTCGAGAACGCTCATCGAGTTGAGCAGGTCTATCATATGGAGATCAACTCGTTGCTCAATCGTCCTACGGTCATGGTTGACATCACGCTCCATTATGAGACCGCATTACAGGCATTGCAATGTTATTCCTCACAGATACAGAAGGCCGATGGGTTCTATCCGCGACTCTACGATTCCCGAACTAGACTTCGTGGAGTTCAAGCAGGATGTCAACGGGCCGAGGCCTTTTCATTACACGTACCAATTCATGCAGGGCCGTTCTATCCATCAAATAATGTGCGTTCTCTGTTCTGA
- the glmM gene encoding phosphoglucosamine mutase: protein MTGKLFGTTGIRKIYGKEFDIEMALDLGKALGTYLKDGTVLLAHDARMTGKMIADAMAAGIMSTGVNVEYAGLLPTPTLAFATRLHEFDTGVMITASHNPPEYTGIKFWRGDSRGYAPEEERRLEEIYTSRQFQVAEWNSLGRRGIIETAVDEHIEQLLGHCDSEAIAQRQFKVVVDPGNGASCVLTPYLIQRLGCKVISINSQPDGHFPGRKSEPDESSLGDLANLVKTAGADLGIAHDGDADRVVFVTEEGEVIRSDRTIALLAKTMLKESKNKTIVTTVDSSLALDETVTEAGGKIIRTPVGDIQVAIKMEETNAIFGGEACGVFIFPELHMAPEPFLAACKILELMALTGRSFGDLISEIPVYPLKKTKIPCPNERKSEVMRQLAELFPQQMPDLVDLLTVDGLGMTLKEGWVLVRPSGTEPVIRITCEGPRAEIVDDILDRAKRVVEEAVS from the coding sequence ATGACCGGGAAGCTATTTGGCACCACAGGTATCAGAAAGATCTATGGAAAAGAGTTTGATATCGAGATGGCTCTTGATCTCGGGAAGGCTCTTGGCACATACTTGAAAGATGGAACCGTGCTCTTGGCACATGATGCACGCATGACGGGGAAGATGATCGCGGATGCAATGGCTGCGGGAATCATGTCCACCGGAGTGAATGTTGAGTATGCAGGGCTTCTACCGACGCCCACGCTTGCCTTCGCCACCAGACTCCACGAGTTTGATACAGGTGTGATGATCACAGCATCTCACAATCCTCCTGAATATACCGGGATCAAGTTCTGGAGAGGAGATAGCAGAGGATATGCACCAGAAGAAGAACGAAGACTTGAAGAGATCTACACCAGCAGACAGTTTCAGGTCGCCGAGTGGAACAGCCTTGGGCGAAGGGGCATAATAGAGACCGCTGTAGACGAACATATCGAGCAGTTGCTCGGTCACTGTGATAGTGAGGCAATTGCACAGAGACAATTCAAGGTCGTAGTAGACCCGGGAAATGGTGCGTCCTGCGTTCTGACCCCCTATTTGATCCAGCGACTCGGATGCAAGGTCATCAGTATCAACAGTCAACCGGATGGCCATTTTCCCGGTCGCAAGTCCGAACCCGATGAGTCATCATTGGGCGACCTTGCCAACCTTGTCAAGACAGCAGGTGCCGACTTGGGAATTGCCCACGATGGGGACGCGGATCGTGTTGTCTTTGTGACCGAAGAGGGAGAGGTGATCCGGAGCGACAGGACAATAGCGCTCTTGGCAAAGACCATGCTCAAGGAGTCCAAGAACAAGACCATTGTGACAACCGTAGACAGTTCACTGGCCCTTGATGAGACCGTGACAGAAGCGGGTGGCAAGATCATTCGCACTCCAGTCGGTGATATCCAAGTGGCGATCAAGATGGAGGAGACCAACGCCATCTTTGGAGGCGAGGCCTGTGGAGTGTTCATCTTTCCAGAGTTGCATATGGCTCCAGAACCGTTCCTCGCGGCCTGTAAGATCCTTGAACTGATGGCGCTAACTGGACGCTCTTTTGGAGACCTCATCTCAGAGATACCGGTCTACCCATTGAAAAAGACAAAGATCCCGTGCCCGAATGAGCGCAAGAGCGAGGTCATGAGACAGTTGGCAGAACTATTCCCTCAACAGATGCCCGACCTTGTTGATCTCTTGACAGTTGACGGGCTGGGAATGACTCTGAAAGAGGGATGGGTGCTTGTGAGACCCTCAGGCACAGAACCAGTGATCCGTATCACCTGCGAGGGGCCACGAGCAGAGATAGTCGATGACATTCTAGATCGCGCAAAAAGAGTCGTCGAAGAGGCCGTATCGTGA
- a CDS encoding alpha/beta hydrolase — MPFFEYNGLKLHYIDVNNCDSQCGLPVVLVHGAGSSHTIWTLQIEEFSKNRRVIALDLSGHGQSEKAQGEADIINGFGLEIGALLDNLGLEKFVLVGHSMGGGAVMAYVLSRPQRVPVALGLVDTSPDLDLSKLAPGLFIETIESYLFLIKKRVTDKESMAYKIWKAEEDRKREHPEMVQRDLRACDRFDISDRVHEIDLPVFVIHGDDDDIIPPVIAEQLVKELPRADIAIVRGSDHCPMVQQPTEFNRLLGKFLTWADRKFLGQ; from the coding sequence ATGCCGTTCTTTGAATACAATGGTCTCAAGCTTCATTATATAGATGTGAACAACTGTGACTCTCAGTGTGGTCTTCCAGTAGTTCTCGTTCACGGCGCTGGATCATCACATACGATCTGGACTCTTCAAATCGAGGAGTTCAGCAAGAACCGCCGAGTCATCGCGCTTGACCTCTCTGGTCATGGCCAGTCTGAAAAGGCTCAAGGCGAGGCTGACATCATTAATGGGTTTGGCCTTGAGATTGGCGCCCTTCTTGACAATCTTGGACTTGAGAAGTTTGTGTTGGTGGGGCACTCAATGGGCGGTGGTGCCGTTATGGCCTATGTTCTGAGTCGTCCACAACGTGTACCAGTTGCGTTAGGTCTTGTTGATACTTCTCCTGATCTCGACCTCTCCAAACTGGCACCTGGCCTCTTTATCGAGACCATAGAGAGCTACCTGTTTCTCATTAAGAAACGAGTGACCGACAAAGAGTCAATGGCATACAAGATCTGGAAGGCCGAGGAGGATCGTAAACGGGAGCATCCTGAGATGGTTCAGCGGGATCTGCGGGCGTGTGATCGGTTTGACATCTCCGACCGGGTGCATGAGATTGACCTTCCAGTCTTTGTCATTCATGGGGATGATGACGACATTATTCCCCCTGTGATTGCAGAACAGCTTGTCAAGGAACTGCCCCGTGCGGATATTGCTATTGTCCGAGGCTCGGATCACTGCCCTATGGTTCAGCAACCCACGGAGTTCAATAGATTACTTGGTAAGTTTTTAACATGGGCCGACCGTAAATTTCTCGGGCAATAA
- a CDS encoding GTP-binding protein: MSSTYDYLFKVVVLGEGAVGKTAIVTRFSHGFFRTDYRTTIGSQFAVKNLEIATKEGRLTVKLQIWDVAGQSRFQILRPMYYRGSSGGLLVYDVTRRRTFIVLEEWLSELEKAVGKTIPLVLVANKTDLPDRVISVEEGREFAKSHNMPYVESSAKTGEGILDVFEQLAKILVDNRQKSH, from the coding sequence ATGAGTAGTACCTATGATTACCTCTTCAAGGTCGTTGTATTAGGCGAGGGCGCTGTTGGAAAGACGGCAATTGTTACTCGTTTCTCACACGGTTTTTTCAGAACTGACTATCGCACTACCATTGGAAGCCAATTTGCCGTGAAAAACCTCGAGATTGCCACAAAAGAGGGTCGCCTTACTGTTAAATTACAGATATGGGACGTAGCGGGGCAGTCGCGTTTTCAGATCCTTAGACCCATGTACTATCGTGGTTCGAGTGGTGGGCTTCTGGTATATGATGTGACTCGTCGAAGGACGTTCATTGTTCTTGAAGAGTGGCTCTCAGAACTTGAAAAGGCAGTGGGAAAGACCATACCTCTTGTTCTCGTTGCTAACAAGACCGATCTTCCTGACAGAGTCATCTCGGTCGAAGAGGGGCGTGAGTTCGCAAAGAGCCATAACATGCCCTATGTGGAATCTTCAGCAAAGACGGGTGAGGGCATCTTGGATGTCTTTGAGCAGCTTGCGAAGATTCTCGTTGATAACCGTCAAAAATCCCATTAG
- a CDS encoding ATP-NAD kinase family protein, whose product MKLGLLVNPIAGMGGRVGLKGTDGVLDEAIKRGAEPVAPIRASEFLQALKSLGSIQDMQLNIITCPGAMGEDHVQASGLPFETVDASIGQPTSSADTRACVAALYAAGVRLLIFVGGDGTARDILDSVNENGLDDLLVLGVPSGVKMYSGIFVVNPKDAAEVVRLVSQGTAHPADFEIMDADEEAYRQDRFVIRLYGYLKAPAVPARFQGAKQASPETVNEHEAQESIARYIIDNMESGEMYILGPGTTVKTLADLLEIKKTVLGVDVYHDGTVYNDVNEKRLLELVKDPKTTWIVVSPIGHQGMLFGRGNQQISPKIIRLVGKDRIRVLSTPGKLKGIEGKTLKVDTGDPEVDEMLRGYIRVITDYNEVRLVKVE is encoded by the coding sequence ATGAAACTAGGTCTTCTTGTAAATCCAATCGCCGGAATGGGCGGCCGAGTCGGACTGAAGGGTACAGATGGTGTTCTTGATGAGGCGATCAAGCGAGGGGCAGAACCAGTTGCTCCAATTCGTGCCAGCGAGTTTCTTCAAGCACTCAAGTCCTTAGGTTCTATCCAAGATATGCAATTGAATATCATCACTTGTCCCGGCGCAATGGGCGAAGACCATGTACAAGCGAGCGGTCTGCCCTTTGAGACGGTCGATGCCTCCATTGGCCAACCAACCTCTTCGGCCGATACGCGAGCGTGTGTTGCAGCTCTCTATGCAGCAGGAGTTCGCCTTCTCATCTTTGTTGGCGGTGATGGGACCGCCCGCGACATTCTTGATAGTGTAAATGAGAACGGTCTTGATGATCTACTTGTCTTGGGTGTCCCCTCCGGAGTCAAGATGTACTCAGGCATCTTTGTCGTCAATCCCAAGGATGCAGCTGAGGTCGTCCGGCTGGTCTCTCAGGGAACCGCCCATCCTGCCGACTTTGAGATTATGGACGCTGATGAAGAGGCTTACCGTCAAGATCGATTTGTCATCAGATTGTATGGTTATCTCAAGGCTCCCGCGGTCCCTGCTCGTTTTCAGGGCGCCAAGCAGGCAAGCCCTGAGACCGTCAACGAACATGAGGCGCAGGAATCAATTGCGCGTTATATAATTGATAATATGGAATCCGGCGAGATGTATATCCTTGGCCCTGGCACGACAGTCAAGACACTTGCTGATCTACTTGAGATCAAAAAGACAGTCCTTGGAGTCGATGTCTATCACGATGGAACCGTCTATAATGACGTGAACGAGAAGCGCTTGCTTGAGTTGGTCAAAGACCCCAAAACGACATGGATCGTGGTCTCGCCAATTGGTCATCAGGGTATGCTGTTTGGTCGTGGTAACCAGCAGATTAGCCCCAAGATCATCCGGCTGGTCGGTAAGGACCGGATTCGCGTTCTTAGTACTCCGGGCAAGTTGAAGGGGATTGAGGGGAAGACCCTGAAGGTTGATACAGGCGATCCCGAGGTCGATGAGATGTTGAGAGGGTACATCCGAGTCATCACTGATTACAATGAGGTTCGTCTGGTGAAAGTAGAATAA
- a CDS encoding SAM-dependent chlorinase/fluorinase, producing MSDFGESEYVGMMKGAIYGICEDVRIVDLTHSITPQSVIEGAWVLFRSYKFFPPRTIFVAVVDPSVGSGRGSVLVKTKNYSFIGPDNGLLFPAAMDDGIEQVFSIKVLDSDAPTFHGRDVFARMAAYLYKGGASRRLGEYIDGLKVPLEFHLDGREGQVVRIDRFGNIVTNLPPLNKATYSLRLNDVTRDISWHPIYAEGPDDDLFLITGSAGTLEISMKNSSAVKVLATQPGDIIRIK from the coding sequence ATGTCCGACTTTGGCGAGTCCGAATATGTTGGGATGATGAAGGGAGCAATCTATGGCATCTGCGAAGATGTCCGTATTGTTGATCTGACTCACTCTATCACACCGCAATCTGTGATCGAGGGTGCATGGGTCCTCTTCAGGAGCTACAAATTTTTCCCGCCACGAACGATCTTCGTAGCAGTGGTGGATCCAAGTGTTGGAAGTGGGCGAGGTTCGGTCTTGGTCAAGACAAAGAATTACTCCTTTATTGGCCCTGACAATGGACTACTGTTCCCTGCTGCGATGGATGACGGTATCGAACAGGTATTCTCAATAAAGGTCTTGGACTCCGATGCACCGACCTTTCACGGGCGAGATGTGTTTGCAAGGATGGCCGCCTATCTGTATAAAGGTGGAGCGAGTCGTAGACTGGGAGAATACATTGATGGTCTGAAGGTCCCACTGGAGTTTCATCTTGATGGTCGTGAGGGTCAAGTTGTGCGGATCGACCGATTTGGGAACATTGTCACTAATCTACCGCCTCTCAATAAGGCAACATACTCTCTTCGTCTGAATGATGTTACGCGTGATATCTCATGGCACCCAATCTATGCAGAAGGCCCTGATGATGATCTGTTCCTTATCACAGGCAGTGCTGGCACTTTGGAGATCTCTATGAAGAACTCGTCGGCCGTTAAGGTACTGGCAACACAACCTGGTGATATTATCCGGATCAAATAG
- a CDS encoding formate--tetrahydrofolate ligase: MRSEQLVSFSMKQITEVAERAGIPAEFIEPYGKYMAKIDLRLRKTLGERKGKLILVTATTPTKAGEGKTTTSIGLSMALNKLGHNTVVTLREPSLGPVFGVKGGAAGGGKSQVLPAERINLLFTADFPAVSAAHSLLSAMIDNHVYHGNELGIDVRRIYWPRAVDMNDRALRNIIVGLGGRKNGYPREESFVITPASEIMAILALAKDYPDLKERLGRILVARNHDLKEVFARDLRAEGAMSVILRDAMKPNLVQTSEGTPAIIHAGPFANIAHGTNSVVATDIALRLFDYVVIEAGFGADLGAEKFINIVTRAGGYSLDGVVVVTTMRALKLHGDGDLKAGLPNLEKHMENIAAFGLPAVVALNKFPDDTDEEIDILRSYCSEHGWSMEVSEVYVKGGDGALDLASAVVKTLENSSADMKYTYDLEDGLATKIEKVATKVYGADGVTFGDGVKRKIRSLEKRGYKSLPICIAKTQYSLSDNPKLIGRPSGFKVFVRDVDVSAGAGFVIVYMGDVNLMPGLPKEPSAFGMSLDDDGTINGVF, encoded by the coding sequence ATGAGGTCTGAACAGCTGGTGTCCTTTAGCATGAAGCAAATAACTGAGGTAGCAGAGCGGGCTGGAATCCCCGCTGAATTTATCGAGCCTTATGGTAAATACATGGCAAAGATCGATCTCCGTCTACGCAAGACCCTTGGCGAACGAAAGGGGAAGCTCATTCTGGTGACTGCAACCACCCCTACCAAGGCAGGTGAGGGTAAGACTACGACATCGATCGGCCTCTCAATGGCCCTCAATAAACTGGGTCATAATACAGTCGTCACTCTCCGCGAGCCTTCGCTCGGCCCGGTCTTTGGCGTGAAGGGCGGAGCTGCTGGAGGCGGCAAGTCGCAAGTGCTTCCTGCTGAGAGAATCAATCTCCTGTTCACTGCGGACTTTCCGGCAGTGAGTGCAGCACACAGTCTTCTCTCGGCGATGATTGACAATCACGTGTATCACGGAAACGAACTCGGTATTGATGTTCGTCGTATCTATTGGCCTCGCGCAGTGGACATGAATGACAGAGCACTACGTAACATCATAGTCGGTCTAGGTGGTCGGAAGAACGGGTATCCCCGAGAGGAGTCGTTTGTCATCACGCCCGCCTCTGAGATCATGGCCATTTTAGCACTCGCCAAGGACTATCCTGATCTCAAAGAGCGATTGGGTCGTATCCTTGTTGCGCGAAATCATGATCTCAAAGAGGTCTTTGCACGAGACCTCAGAGCAGAGGGTGCCATGAGCGTCATACTCCGAGATGCAATGAAACCCAACCTTGTACAGACCTCCGAGGGCACTCCTGCAATAATTCATGCAGGACCATTTGCAAACATTGCCCACGGTACTAATTCTGTGGTCGCTACAGACATTGCACTCAGGCTCTTTGACTATGTGGTCATTGAGGCCGGTTTTGGTGCGGATCTTGGTGCTGAGAAGTTCATCAATATCGTGACCCGTGCCGGAGGCTATTCACTTGATGGTGTTGTTGTCGTGACGACCATGCGCGCTCTCAAGCTTCATGGGGATGGTGACCTGAAGGCCGGTCTTCCCAATCTTGAGAAACATATGGAGAATATTGCCGCATTTGGTCTTCCTGCTGTTGTGGCTCTAAACAAATTCCCTGATGATACCGACGAGGAGATAGACATTCTCAGATCATATTGTTCTGAGCATGGCTGGAGCATGGAGGTTTCCGAGGTCTATGTCAAAGGCGGTGACGGAGCTCTTGACCTTGCCTCAGCAGTTGTCAAGACTCTCGAGAACAGCTCGGCAGATATGAAGTACACATACGATCTGGAGGATGGTCTTGCCACGAAGATCGAGAAGGTTGCAACCAAGGTCTACGGGGCCGATGGTGTCACTTTTGGTGACGGTGTAAAACGTAAGATTCGCTCTCTAGAGAAACGCGGGTACAAGTCACTTCCTATCTGTATTGCCAAGACCCAATACAGCCTCTCAGACAATCCCAAACTGATCGGTCGTCCTTCTGGCTTCAAGGTCTTCGTGAGAGATGTTGATGTCAGTGCTGGTGCAGGGTTTGTCATTGTCTATATGGGTGATGTGAACCTCATGCCCGGTCTGCCCAAGGAGCCGTCAGCCTTTGGAATGTCACTTGATGATGATGGAACAATCAATGGAGTATTCTAA
- a CDS encoding bifunctional 5,10-methylenetetrahydrofolate dehydrogenase/5,10-methenyltetrahydrofolate cyclohydrolase: MALLDLRPEDYCEAHVINGKALSKKIRKEIGIEVERLTELHSIPPKLVTVIVGDNPASQMYVRMKHKACKRVGILSEGHNLPEDTTQDELLNLIRRLNTDPNVHGILVQLPLPKHIDEETIISAIHPDKDVDGFSPQNIYRLFYGSELLSAATPQGIVTMLDHLGIDLAGMHAVIVNRSTIVGKPLIMLLLNRNITVTVAHSRTKDLPSITRQADILISAVGRRTSVDDPYFITADMVKEGAIVIDVASPFGDCDFEAIKCKAAYITPVPGGVGPMTIAMLLKNVLAAYSFQMARTNILTSDAIGYGLFVS, encoded by the coding sequence ATGGCATTGCTAGATCTTCGGCCTGAAGACTATTGTGAGGCACATGTTATCAATGGTAAGGCTCTGTCAAAGAAGATTCGCAAGGAAATAGGTATCGAGGTAGAGCGCCTCACAGAGCTTCATAGCATACCTCCCAAGCTGGTCACGGTCATAGTGGGTGATAATCCCGCATCTCAGATGTATGTCCGCATGAAGCACAAAGCGTGCAAACGTGTGGGCATACTCTCTGAGGGCCACAATCTCCCCGAGGATACTACTCAAGACGAGCTTCTCAATCTGATACGCCGGCTCAATACCGATCCCAATGTTCATGGGATACTTGTCCAGCTTCCTCTCCCCAAGCATATAGACGAGGAGACGATCATCAGTGCGATTCATCCCGACAAGGACGTTGACGGGTTCTCGCCACAAAACATCTATCGTCTGTTCTATGGGAGTGAGCTTCTCAGTGCAGCCACCCCACAGGGGATTGTCACGATGCTTGACCATCTTGGGATCGACCTTGCAGGGATGCATGCCGTGATCGTGAATCGGTCAACCATTGTGGGCAAACCGCTCATTATGCTGCTTCTAAATCGTAACATCACCGTGACAGTTGCGCACTCGCGTACAAAGGATCTCCCCTCGATCACACGTCAGGCGGACATTCTCATCAGTGCAGTGGGCCGTAGAACATCGGTTGATGACCCCTACTTTATCACAGCAGACATGGTGAAGGAGGGTGCAATAGTCATTGATGTGGCAAGTCCCTTCGGCGATTGTGATTTTGAGGCTATCAAATGTAAGGCCGCATATATCACTCCTGTCCCGGGAGGTGTGGGGCCAATGACGATCGCCATGCTTCTCAAGAACGTCCTTGCAGCATACTCGTTCCAGATGGCCAGAACTAATATTCTGACCTCGGATGCAATTGGTTATGGACTGTTTGTAAGCTAA
- the ftcD gene encoding glutamate formimidoyltransferase: MKIVECVPNFSEGRRMDVINALTEAVKSVEGVRLLDVEHDPDHNRSVFTFIGEPQKVKEAALRAAEVAIEKIDLNKHEGAHPRMGAVDVVPFIPLHGVTIGECIELSKEFAEEYSSRFNVPVYLYAKSATRPDRVDLPNIRAGEFERLRELIGTDPAKDPDYGPKKIHPTAGCTATGARNFLIAFNANLNTTDVRVAQACADAVRATSGGFVYVQGMGLDLPDKGMVQVSMNLTHPSRTKIHQVLEVVRNEARRFGATVVETEIVGMIPLFAILDAFKYYVQPEKLDESMILDLYYLGGGADPTDKSFTEMSLIEFGNQIRRARPTPGGGSVSALLGSYGAALVCMVTGLSLSGRKFAAVKEEMLKHRHAAENDRGVLMGLIEEDSAAFDHLLKAFKMPDDTSEEKKAKEEALDKAARGAAEVPLKTMRQSLDALTHAKVAAEKGNINAVTDAGVAAHALMAAIEGAALNVRINLGNVQDEQFVKKVSAEIEQILTDGRKLKEEVLELVEARLKELAESK, translated from the coding sequence TTGAAGATCGTCGAATGTGTGCCGAACTTTTCCGAAGGCCGAAGAATGGACGTGATCAATGCTCTGACTGAAGCTGTCAAGAGCGTTGAGGGAGTGCGCCTCCTTGATGTTGAACATGACCCAGATCATAATCGGTCTGTCTTCACATTCATTGGAGAGCCTCAGAAAGTAAAAGAGGCTGCCTTGCGTGCAGCCGAGGTCGCTATCGAGAAGATCGACCTCAACAAGCATGAGGGTGCCCATCCACGGATGGGTGCTGTTGATGTTGTGCCTTTCATACCCCTCCACGGTGTGACAATTGGCGAGTGCATTGAGCTCTCTAAAGAGTTCGCTGAAGAATACTCTTCACGATTCAATGTTCCTGTCTATCTCTACGCAAAGTCAGCCACACGCCCTGACCGCGTTGACCTGCCAAACATTCGTGCTGGTGAGTTCGAGAGACTGCGTGAGCTGATAGGTACCGACCCCGCTAAGGATCCTGACTATGGCCCGAAAAAGATCCATCCGACTGCTGGGTGTACAGCCACTGGAGCTCGTAATTTTCTCATCGCATTCAATGCTAATCTAAACACCACCGATGTCCGTGTTGCTCAGGCCTGTGCTGATGCCGTTCGCGCGACAAGTGGTGGATTTGTCTATGTTCAGGGAATGGGCCTTGACCTCCCCGACAAGGGCATGGTGCAGGTCTCAATGAATCTCACACACCCAAGCCGAACAAAGATTCATCAGGTACTTGAAGTCGTCAGGAACGAGGCACGCCGGTTTGGTGCCACCGTTGTGGAGACCGAGATTGTGGGAATGATCCCTCTCTTTGCAATTCTTGATGCGTTCAAGTATTATGTTCAGCCCGAGAAGTTGGACGAGTCCATGATCCTCGACCTGTACTATCTTGGTGGAGGTGCCGATCCCACTGACAAGTCGTTCACTGAGATGTCACTTATTGAGTTCGGAAATCAGATCCGTCGCGCCCGTCCCACTCCTGGAGGTGGCAGTGTTTCCGCACTCCTCGGTTCGTATGGTGCTGCGCTGGTCTGCATGGTGACAGGGCTCTCGCTCTCTGGCCGCAAGTTTGCAGCTGTCAAAGAGGAGATGCTAAAGCACAGACATGCTGCGGAGAACGATCGTGGTGTTCTCATGGGTCTGATCGAAGAGGACTCTGCTGCCTTCGATCACCTGCTAAAGGCCTTTAAAATGCCTGATGATACCTCTGAGGAGAAAAAGGCCAAAGAAGAGGCACTGGACAAGGCCGCAAGAGGTGCTGCTGAGGTCCCGTTAAAGACGATGCGTCAGTCCCTTGATGCACTCACCCACGCAAAGGTCGCTGCTGAAAAGGGCAATATTAACGCCGTGACCGATGCTGGTGTGGCAGCACATGCTCTCATGGCTGCGATTGAGGGTGCTGCTCTCAACGTCCGGATCAATCTCGGAAATGTTCAGGATGAACAATTTGTGAAGAAGGTCTCTGCGGAGATCGAACAAATTCTCACTGACGGGCGCAAGCTCAAGGAAGAGGTTCTCGAACTAGTAGAGGCCCGCCTAAAAGAGCTTGCAGAGAGCAAGTAA